TGGATAAAGAGTGAGGACAGCCCAgcatagagaaaagagaaatgttttaggtgatagatatcccaattaccttaatttgattattatacattatatgaatatgtcaaaatatcacatggaccttcaatatatgtatatgtattatatattaataaaaatgaaagctaagAAAGAATATGAATAAAGATATCATTTTGTTAAAAGCCTTGGCCCAGAACTGACAGGCCTACTTTCTATTTACATTCACCTGGCTATAGCTTAGTCAACATGACCACAGCTTGTAAAAACAGGCTGTAAAATATAGTATAACCATGTGCCTAGGGACAAAAGGAAGCAGAATGTTTATGAAACATCTCTTATACAatagaaattataatattatagatGGGAATATGATGACACCAATCAATGAAAGAGTGCTGTTACTAAAGAAGATGGGAAGAATGGATGTAGTATAGGCAGGCAACAGTCTCCGTCATcttaacttgttttatttttaatttccagagTACAGTATGGAATCGCTAgttcatctttttaaaactgtaaggAAGAACCTGTGGTAGAAGTGAGATGACCTACATTCTCATCtacagttgttttctttttattgaactGAATGATCAGGAGGATATCAATTAAACCTTTGCtttaatttccttatctataagcTGGGAATGACTGCCTTTTATTTGGCCTATACATGAAAAGTGTTGTGATaatctaataataatatttatgccAAAGtgtctaaaaaagaaagcaagcatatGATTGCCAGAAAATAATACATTCTCCTTTTTAGGCTATCAGTATAGAGTGAAATGTATCTCAGTCTGTAAGTCAAGATAGAATTCAGGGAAGGAGAATGAATAGAGTGGAGCTATGAAAACTGATTCGAGCTTTACaacagagaaaaaactaacaagATGGCTTGTCATTGTGGAGTTGTAACTCAAAATAAAAGACTAGTCATTTGATTTCTCAATAACATATTGGTTTGTGACAGTAATGGTCATCTTTATAGCCATAAAATGGATGGTCATGAACACTGATAAAAGATGGCAAATGCAGAGTGGCAACTAATATGACAAGACAAAATTACTCCAAAAGACTAAAAGGCAGTGTCTGCCTTAGTTTCAGGCGATGGTCAAAAAGGGCATAGACATTATATTTGGGCAAAACAAGTGAGAAAACTAGACTGCTCATTCCCTCCTACAAAGTGCAATTTCACTTCTGGAGCAAAAAGgtgttgtttctttcttgaatTCATAAATTTATTCAAGTATCCTAAGGAGAGCGATTTACACCTCTTTTAGGGGGAGGTAAGAGGCAGTACTTGAGTGAAGGGAATGACagcaaaaggaagggaaaaaatgaggAAACCTGACTTGAAAAGTCAACCTATGCTTCTCAAAGTAAATACTCTGGTTACAGAGATTTGACGGTGTTCACTGACCAGTGTGCCAACTGTAAACTGATGTGGTCCATGGAGAAGTACTAATATTGAGGATCAGGGGAAGGAGCTAGCTAACAGAGTCATGAAAGGCCTGAATTGAACTACTATCCCTTGATCCACAATGATTACATGCAACCACAAGCCGCTCATTCCTCATTACCAAAGCCTAGCTATACGAAAAGGCTAgctgatattgactgtgggtttgtcataaatagctcctattattttgagatacgttccatcaataccgaatttattgagggtttttagcatgaagggctgttgaattttttcaaaggccttttctgcatctattgagataatcatgtggtttttgtctttggttctgtttatatgctggattacgtttattgatttgcgtatgttgaaccagccttgcatcccagggatgaagccgacttgaacatggtggataagttttttgatgtgctgatggattcggtttgccagtattttattgaggattttcgcatcgatgttcatcagggactagtgtacatcccttgtaagttggattcctaggtattttattctatttgaagcaattgtgaatgggagttcacacatgattggttctctgtttgtttgttattggtgtataaaaaagaatgcttgtgattactgcaccttgattttgtatcctgagactttgctgaagttgcttatcagcttaaggggattttgggctgagatgatggggttttctaaatatacaatcatgtcacctgcaaacagggacaatttgacttcctcttttcctatttgaataccctttatttctttctcctgcctgattgccctggccagaacttccagcactgtgttgaataggagtgatgagagagggcatccctgtcttgtgccagttttcaaagggaatgcttccagttttttgcccattcagtaaatgatgagttaatgggtgcagcacaccaacattgcacatgtatacatatgtaacaaacctgcacgctgtgcacatgtaccctagaacttaaagtataattttttttttttaaaagaaaaggctaGCTGAGTTAGGGCTGTGGCCtaaaatatgcttttcttttgttcctgtGTGTAAAAATATGCCTCCTCCAGAACATAGAaaagttatgttctataaagtccATATTTGATACTTACTTTCCACTCCCACTTCCAAGTGCAAAAAAATCTGGCTCGTTGTTATATACAGGACAGATACTTACTGAATGCCTAAGGACTTAGGTATAAAGAATACTAGGCTCTTCCAGAGATTTCCAGGGTGTCATTGCCACCATTCTCGAATCCATTGGTTTGTAAACACTAGTAGTCAAATTGACACCTAGCTGTACAGATTGCTGGGCCTGCTGCAAGATCTATTAAATCAGAAGCGTAGAATAGGCAGGAAacttgacttttatatttttaaaaagctcctttGGTAATGCTTATGTATCCTGAAGTGCATAAGACAGTGGTTGTTAATCTGTGGTGCAGGAAAGAATCATCCGAAGAGTTTATAcactttttaaactaaaatatttttccctggACATCTTAGTAAGTTTTAGATAAAATTTAGGTGATTTGTGTTTTGTAACAGCTCCTGAAGTAATTCTGATACCCAATCCCGGTTAAGTAACACTCCTCTAAACTAAAGGTAACTCTCCCTTTTAACAGAAACTGATGTTTAGCACCCTAGTTGTCATTCTTCCACCCATACACACTTTGTCTAGGAAATCCAAAATCTTCCCTTCCTAATTTTAACACTAACCAATTTCCACAAGGCTCAGGCTCCCTAGGTACCATCCCTACCTCCACAACCCCAGGGGAGAAAGTAGACTTGGTGATGCATAATTTCATGATCTGCACTGTTTAAAATTTACaactgttttgattattttactaGAGGTGGTAAGAGGGGGTTTACTCCAGGTTCATTGTGATACATTTGTTTATTGAACTACAGCCCAGGCATATTCATTCTGACAGTCTGACATTTATATATCTCTTGATGCAAATATATAATTCATGTCACTGTCAATGGGAATTGTAGCTTTCCAAAGAGGAGGAAAGATACCCTAATAATCTTGTAATAATGACTTAGGAGAGCATATTGACAACATAAATGTTAGCACAATTATGTACAGTCTCCATCTGCCTCCTAGCCTGGTACGTTGAGGTGttctatttataaaacaagtGCATCTGCATTCACATATTTGGGGAGGCTGTTGCAGAAGTAGATGTTTCTATCAGGTCTCTTTAACTGAGAACACAGCAAGTTTGATCTTCATTAGGCAGTAGAGGACTGTAATCAAAGCTCTGTTTTCCTGTCATTGTTTCCAAGGGTTAGAATGAACAACACAATAAAACAAGAGTTCATAATGTACAATTAGCATAGAATTTTAACTTACTTCTCTTTTCCCCTCATTCTACTGATAATGGGCTGATGGATATCAACTAGATAGTTAATAATGGAAGATATTGAGCAGACACCATACATTTTGGAAGTGTCTtatgtatactttttaatttccatttcacaATATTATAAAATGAGTGTACTGGCATTATTATCTACTCTATCCACATTTTACAACTGAGGGAACTGAAgcgcaaaaaaattaaaacaatttgttCACAGTCAGTCAGTCGATAGACCAGACTTTAAACCCAAACAATCTAGATACAGAGTCAGAGCTCTTGATCATTACAGTATATGTCTTCCTAAGAAAGCCGATTATAATGGAAACAGGATGTGCTTTGGAATCAGACTGGAACCcactttcatcattttaaagCCAGATGATTTTAGGCAAGTGATCTAATGTCTTGGAGTCTCAATATCATTATCTGtaacatgagaaaaataataatagagccACATTATATTTGTGCACCTAAATTAGAAGCAAACTTGAATAAACTAACACCACAATGACCCCAAAGTGCATTCATAATGATTTGTGTAATCCTCTTACCAAATTGAATATCATATATTAACATTATAAATACCTAATATAACATGTGGAGTAAACTGTGCAGACCACCATGAACTCTTTAGTATTCTCTAACCCTCCTTTTCCCCCCTAGGGATTTGATACTTAACTTTAAGGCGGTATAGTTTAAATTTGTTGGCATCTGCACATAGTGATATTTTTTGTCCCTTCTCTTAGTTTAgctaagaaactgtcaaactttagtgtgcataAGAACTATCATACAATAGAACATACACAAAGttttgcagactttttttttttacaggcatTTTAGGAGATTTTGATGGATCACTTTAACTCTTACAACCTTTACATATTTGTGTGTAGTGCAAATATCCAAGTACCTAATGCGACTCTCCCTTTTGAGCTCTCTGATATTGTCTTCATCCTGTAAGTAAAGTGGCTTCCTTAAGTTGCTATTTACCTGTAGAAGATATATTAATctattaatgatttttctttctctttcaataaACAGTATTGAATATTAAATTAGAGTTCAATGTAGGCAACAGTTTTCtgttttgatattatttcagCTATAAGAAGAGTGTAATTAACCATCTCCAGATAGTGTGATgactttttatttgcatatattcacACCCTTTGAATTCATGAATCCCTTGTTTCCTTGGTATATTTAGCCATGTAAAAtccttgtttatttctttagttgctaatattttctgaatttttataaacAACTAATATCACTGGAAAGAAATCTTGAAGCATGAAAGTCTGATGCTGCATCCTTATCTTCCTATAACGGAAAACAAAACTCATGCTTTTCCAGCATCTCCCTGTCTATTTGGTCTCTAACAAGCCAGTATGTAAGAGACTACATAGCAAATAATTAAGAAACTCTTAGAGCCTATATGGGTAGGAAGGCACGCCCTGTGCCTTCTTTCTTAACTTGTTTCAGCAATAATTCCAACCCTATAATCTCCTTGGAAAGAGATTGGAGGCCTCATCCAGCAACAACAGATGGGACGGCACTCCCTATGCCTGCTTCCTTGGCTTGCTCCTGAAATATAGTTCTGCAAACTCTCATTGGAAAGAGGTGGAGGGATCCCTGTACctgaaaaaaaagggggggcacTCCCTATACCTTCTTTCCTGGCTTTCTTCAGAGATAGATCCAGACCAGAATGATTTCCTTGCAAGGAGGATGTGAAACTTCTGTTACTCTGAAAAACATAAATGGACCCCCCATGTcccttcctcctcagcttacTCCAGTGATAATTCCAGTCCTACAATCTCTCTGTGGAAACAGATTTGGGGCCTCTGCTGGCAAGAACAGGAGTAAAGGGACTCTGTACCTTCTCCCCTGGCTAGCTCCTTAGATAAATTCCTACAATCTCTTATTGGAGGGAGATGAAGTGATCTCCTTGTGGCTAAAAAaaatgtggatatttcctttcccCTCTTTTTCAGCTTGCTTCAGTGATAACTCCAGACTGGAAGGCTTCCCTTGCAAGAAGGTCTGAGATTTCTGCTTGCTTTAACAGGAGAGTTGGCACTGCCCATGCCTCCTTCCCCAGCTTGCTCCAGTAATAATTATATCCTTAAATCTCTTGATGGAAAGAAGTTAGAGGCCTCTGCCAGGAATTACAGAAGAGATGGCACAACTCGAGCTATTTTTCTCAGCATGCTCTAGAGATAATCTCCTGTAATCTCTCGCTGGAAGAAGGCTCTGGGACATCTCTGTTCCTGAAAGGGAAAGTGGACATCCCAATATGCCTTCTTCCCAATCCTGCTCCAGCAATAAATCTAAACCTACAGACTCGTTTTAGAAGTCGTTTCTGTATAGATCAAGCATCCCAACTTTTATAACCTTCACCCAAAAGAATGACTCCTAAATCACCTAGCCCTGGAAGTTGACAGAGCTGTGCACTCTCAAATCTTTTAGACCACAGAGAACAAAACGTTGGCttttaaaagtacaaacattCAGTAGTTATCTCCCCATGTTCAAAGTGAGTAGTTGGACCAAGAGTAAAAGCATCTGCTTCAGACACTGGCCTCAGTGTAGGAATGGGTAAAAGATGAATTCTGGCTGTCAGCTGCTCTGTAAGTAAAGAAGAAACTGGATCACACATCTAACACTCCAAACTCTCTAGTTGCATGCAAAAGGACTGGTTTGATCCCACCTCTCTCAAAGCAATAGTACTACTTTGCACTCTAATTTATTGGGAACCACTCAGAACAAAAATAGTAGGTTGGGCAAGCACATAGTTTGGAGGTGTGTAGAATATCTGGACAGACTAGTTGGGGAGGAACATTTTCTACTGGAGACAAGTCTAGCAGGACTAGAAAAGGTGATGCTCTTATCTGATGCACATACACTAACacagaggagaaataaattttttaaaaaatcaaaaaatttcctaaataaaagaaaaatataaataatcagaAACCAACTCTAATACAATGGAGATATGTTATTAACCTAACATGGAATTATAACCTATAGtcataaatgtaaaacccaaaattataaaacccCTAGAACATAATCTAGACAATGCTATTCCAGATATAGGAATGAGAAAAGATTGCATGATGAAGATACCAAAAACAATTAATTgtaacagaagcaaaaattgacaactggaatctaattaaacttaagagctttgCACAGTAAGAggaattatcaacagagtaaacagacaacctacagaatgggagaaaatttttgcaaactatgcatccaacaaagctCCAATATCCAGGATCTATAAGGAACATAAAGACATTTACCAGGAAAAAGtcaacaaccccattaaaaagtagacaaaggaaatgaaccaacaagcatatgaaaaaagctcaacatcactgatcattagagaaatgcaaatctaaaccacaatgtgataccttctcacaccaggcagaatggctattactaaaaagtaaaaaaaaaaaattaataaaaataacagatgctggctggtttgcagagaaaaaaagaatgcttatgcgctattggtgaaaatgtaaattagttcaaccactgtggaaaacagtatggctatttctcaaatacctaaaaacagaaatatcatttgacccagaaatcccattacagggtatatacccaaaagaatatagctcattctattataaagacacatgcatgcatatgtccatagcagcactattcacaataacgaAGACACTGAATCAAGTTAAATTTCTACTGATGGTagaatagacaaagaaaatgtggtacatatacaccacagaatactatgcagctataaaaaaaaaaaatgagatcatggcctttgcaggaacatggatggagctagaggccttTATCTTcaccaaactaacacagggacagaaatccaaataccacacgttctcacttataaatgggagctaaatgatgagaacatgttGACACATAGAGGGGGAAAATGATAGGatgagggagaggagcagaaaaaataactattttttactAGGCTTAGTAcatgagtgatgaaataatctgtacaacaaactcaccatgacacaagtttacctatatagcaaacaTGCACAGGTACCTCTGAATCTAAAAGTTGTTAAAAACAATCTAAGCTGAggaggaaaaagacaagaaaaaagaataaagacagacTAAGGGACTTATGGGacacactaagtgaaataatgtaCATGTTATCAGAGTAACAGAAGGAAAAGatagagagaaaggaacagaaaacacattcaaagAAACAATGGCAGAACACTTCCCAAATCTGGGAGAGGAATTAGAAATCCAGATCCAGGAAGTATAACAGACACCTAATAGAATGAATTCAGAGACCTACAGcaaaacacattataatcaaattgtcaaaagttaaAGACAGAGAGAATACTGAAAACTGCAAGGGAAAAGCAACCTGTTATGTACAAGGAGGCCCTCATAAGACTATcagtagatttttcttttaacagaacaCCTACAGGCTAGATGGCAGTGGGTAATACattcaaatgctgaaagaaaaataaataaataaaagcaaccaCCTAGCAGCCAAGAACACTATACTCAGCaatcttgccttttaaaaataaaggggagATAAAAACATTCTCAAACAaccaaaagctgagggaatttatCATCACTAGGCTTGCATCACAAAAAATGCCAAAACGAGTTCTTCAAGGTGATGAAAAGTTTACTAAGTGGCAACACTGAAATATAAAACTTACTAATGAAATTAGATAGTCAAGCTCGGAATACTCTTATACTATAGTGGAGGTatgaaaatcagttttatttctagTGTAAAGGTTATaaacaaaatgattaaaaataatggctgcaaaaaaatttctaagggacataaaatatacaaattacaaAACATCATAAAAGCAAATTTTGGGGTTAAATTAAAAGTGTACATTCTGTGCAAGTAATAAAATGTAAGTCTTTTTACCTTAAAATAGACTATTATTAgtataagatattttatgtaagcctAATGGTAACCACAGGCACAAATCCttagtaaatatacaaaatattaaaagaaaagattcaaagcATACAACCACAGAAAAATCATCAAACTGCAAAGGAAGatagtaagaaagaaagagagaaacaaaggatctataaattaaacagaaaataattaacaaaatggcaatagcaaGTTCTTCtcaataattacttttaatgtaaatgaattaaattctccaatcaaaagacatcaaatgggtggatggatttaaacaaaaaaagacccaACAATATGCTGCCTGTAGGAGATTCATTTCACCTATTAGGACACAAATAGACTAACAATGAATGGAtcaaaaaagatattccatgtaaattGAAGCAACAAAATAGTAACAATATCTATACTTAcatcaaacaaaatagactttaagtcaaaaattttaaaaagacaaaatagataaTTATATCATCATAAAAAGTCAATTAGGGagttataacaattataaatatatatttatccaaCTTCGgagcatatgtatatacatacatatatttaatagtcCTAAGGGCAAGATAGACTACAACACAATGATCATAGGAGAATTAACTGTCCAACTTTCAACATTGGATAgctctagacagaaaatcaataagaaaacctTGGACTTGAActacactttagaccaaatgaacctaacagacatttaccaAATATTCCATCCCGAAACAACAGCCTACAaatttttctcaagtgcacacagAACATTATCTGGAATAGATTACATGTTAGGCctcaaaacaagtctcaacaaatttaagaaaacagaaatcatattAAGTATCCTTTCTGATCACAATGccataaaactagaaatcagtaactagaggaattttggaaaactcacaaatatgtataaattaaacaacatgctccttaACACCAATTGGTCAAAGCAAACATTAAAAgttatcttgagacaaatgaaaatggaatcacaacatatcaaaacaatgggatgcagcaaaagttGTTATGAGAGAAAAGTTTAGGGAAATAAAACTCTACAtcaaaagggaagaaagatttATAATAAACAGTCTATTTTTACACCTCAGGGAGCTAGAAGAAGAACAAATTAAGCTCAAACttatcaaaatgaagaaaataatatagatcacagcagaaataaatgaaattgatattagaaagaaacaacagaacaCATCAGTAAAACTAAAAGTAGCTTTCtggaaaagatgaacaaaactgaaaaaaacttTAACTAGAccagcaaagaaaaaagagaagactcaaacaaaatcagaaatgaaagaggagacattgcAACTCATGCCACACAAATACAAAGGAGTATAAGACACTAATATAAACAATTATACATCAAAAAATTCAATAacctaaaaaaatgaatgaattcctaGAAACATGCAGCCTACTGAGATTAAATTAGGAATAAATTGAAAATTGGAACCAATAATGAGTAAGAAGATCTTAAAGGTAATAAAAAGTcacccatcaaagaaaagcccaagaacTGAAGGATTAACTGCTGAATCctgcaaagcatttttaaaaagaactaacaccaattattctcaaactcttccaggaAATTAAAGAGAAGGGAAAACTTCCCacctcattttataaggccagcatttcCCTGATACTACAGTCATAGTAGGACAccataagaaaactacaggctgATATGCCTGAAGAACATCAATGCAAAACTTCTCAACAAAATTCTAGCAAACTGAATgtaacagcacattaaaaatatcatttgccATATTCAAGTGGGACTTATCCATTGGATGTAACGATAATTTAACAtacttaaattaataaatgtgatataccactttaacaaaatgaaggacaaaaaaatatgattatataGAGACACCGACTTTCAGCGCCTCGGCTCCAGCGCCATGGCGCCTTCCAGGAAGTTCTTCGTTGTGGGGAACTGGAAGATGAACGGGCAGAAGCAGAATCTGGGGGAGCTCATTGGCACTCTGAACGCTGCCAAGGTGCCGGCCGACACCGAGGTGGTTCGTGCTCCCCCCACTGCCTATATCGACTTTGCCCAGCAAAAGCTAGATCCCAAGACTGCTGTGGCTGCACAGAACTGCTACAAAGTGACTAATGGGGACTTTACTGGGGAGATCA
This portion of the Macaca thibetana thibetana isolate TM-01 chromosome X, ASM2454274v1, whole genome shotgun sequence genome encodes:
- the LOC126946801 gene encoding triosephosphate isomerase-like encodes the protein MAPSRKFFVVGNWKMNGQKQNLGELIGTLNAAKVPADTEVVRAPPTAYIDFAQQKLDPKTAVAAQNCYKVTNGDFTGEISPGMIKDCGATWVVLGHSERRHVFEESDELIGHKVAHALSEGLGVIACIGEKLDER